A genomic stretch from Pochonia chlamydosporia 170 chromosome 4, whole genome shotgun sequence includes:
- a CDS encoding cleavage and polyadenylylation specificity factor (similar to Neosartorya fischeri NRRL 181 XP_001263488.1) produces MFTFCPLQGALSESTASQSLLELDGGVKLLVDLGWDETFNVEKLEELEKQVPTLSLILLTHATASHLAAYVHCCKNFPLFSRIPAYATRPVIDLGRSLTQDLYSSTPAACTTIRQSSLSEIAYAYTQTAATAQNLLLQSPTPEEIARYFSLIQPLKYSQPHQPLPSPFSPPLNGLTITAYNSGHTLGGTIWHIQHGLESIVYAVDWNQARENVFAGAAWLGGAGGGGAEVIEQLRKPTALICSSRGAQKSAQTGGRVKRDEQLVEMIKTCVTKGGTVLIPVDSSARVLELSYLLEHAWRSDATSDNGSLKSTKLYLAGRNMSSTMRYARSMLEWMDDGIVQEFEAFAEGQRKANGTSDKKEGGPFDFKYLRLLERRAQISKLLSQIASSEGESTEGRVILASDTSMEWGFSKDVLKGLARNPNNLVILTDRPTVAKDDKPSIARTLWEWWKERKDGVSVEQGSGGENIETIQAGGRELEIREASRQALEGDELAVYQQWLATQRQLQATQQTGAAGSLEGPADVVDDASSESSSDSEDEDGQQQGKALTVSATMGQAGRKNVILKDEDLGINILIKRKGVYDFDSRGKKGRERCFPVAIRRKRNDDFGELIRPEDYLRAEEKDEDNADGGNMAMDDDKLGKKRKWDDVAKGSAGANKRSQPGKGPVEDVDDDGTNADGFVADDLDDVEDTEPEEPTGPSKLIYTTETIQASLRIGFIDFSGLHDRRSLDMLIPLIQPRKLILIGGNEEETLALAEDCRAALGMDGDKTIDVFTPSVGVWVDASVDTNAWVVKLADPLVKKIKWQNVRGLSVVTISGQLLATSTAADAAETNDEDSANKRQKTEPSNAVALTSTALTNSSSVLPVLDVIPSNLVSAARTAAQPLHVGDLRLADLRRAMQGSGHGAEFRGEGILVIDGSVSVRKTAEGRIEVESVGLPVVGRRNTLYEVKRAIYDNLAVVAGA; encoded by the exons ATGTTCACCTTCTGTCCGCTTCAAGGCGCGCTGTCCGAGTCTACGGCGTCCCAGTCCCTCTTGGAGCTCGATGGTGGAGTCAAGCTCTTGGTTGATCTTGGGTGGGATGAGACCTTTAACGtcgagaagctggaagagctggagaa ACAAGTACCTACTCTTTCATTGATTCTCCTCACCCATGCGACAGCTTCTCACCTCGCCGCATATGTTCACTGCTGCAAGAACTTTCCGTTATTTTCTCGCATTCCCGCCTATGCGACACGACCTGTCATCGACCTCGGCCGATCGCTAACGCAAGACCTATATTCCTCGACTCCTGCTGCCTGTACGACCATTCGCCAGAGCTCTCTGTCTGAGATTGCCTATGCATACACACAAACAGCTGCCACCGCGCAAAATTTGCTGCTTCAGTCCCCAACTCCCGAGGAGATTGCGCGATACTTTTCCCTGATTCAACCTCTTAAATACTcacagcctcatcaaccccTACCGTCGCCATTCTCGCCTCCGTTAAATGGACTTACGATTACGGCATACAACTCTGGACACACCCTAGGAGGCACAATCTGGCATATACAGCATGGCTTGGAGTCGATTGTCTATGCTGTGGACTGGAACCAGGCAAGAGAAAATGTCTTTGCGGGCgctgcttggcttggaggtgcaggaggaggcggcgctGAAGTCATCGAACAACTACGTAAGCCCACGGCCCTCATCTGCAGCAGTCGTGGCGCTCAAAAGTCAGCGCAAACCGGCGGTCGAGTCAAACGAGACGAACAGCTAGTGGAGATGATCAAGACCTGTGTTACCAAGGGAGGTACCGTGCTCATTCCTGTCGATTCTAGTGCCAGAGTATTGGAATTATCCTACCTGCTCGAACATGCATGGAGGTCAGACGCCACTTCTGATAATGGCTCTTTAAAATCCACTAAACTATACCTTGCGGGTCGGAATATGTCAAGTACTATGCGCTACGCCAGAAGTATGCTGGAGTGGATGGACGACGGCATAGTTCAGGAATTTGAAGCTTTTGCTGAAGGTCAACGGAAAGCCAATGGCACCAGCGACAAGAAAGAGGGCGGCCCATTTGACTTCAAGTATCTTCGACTTCTGGAAAGAAGGGCGCAAATTTCAAAGCTTTTGAGCCAGATTGCTTCTTCGGAAGGTGAATCAACCGAGGGCCGAGTGATCCTTGCCAGTGATACGAGCATGGAATGGGGTTTCTCAAAGGATGTCTTGAAGGGACTGGCGAGGAACCCAAATAATCTTGTAATTTTGACAGACCGGCCAACCGTTGCCAAGGATGACAAGCCCTCGATAGCGAGAACTTTGTGGGAATGGTGGAAGGAGAGAAAGGACGGGGTATCGGTTGAGCAGGGCAGCGGCGGAGAAAACATCGAAACAATACAGGCTGGCGGTCGAGAGCTGGAGATTCGCGAAGCCTCCCGACAAGCACTCGAGGGTGACGAGCTTGCTGTTTATCAGCAATGGCTAGCCACTCAAAGACAGCTCCAAGCAACCCAGCAGACTGGCGCTGCAGGGTCCCTTGAAGGGCCAGCTGACGTGGTGGACGACGCCTCTTCAGAATCATCATCAGATTcagaagacgaggatgggCAGCAACAGGGCAAAGCTCTTACGGTTTCAGCTACCATGGGCCAAGCTGGTAGAAAGAACGTCATCCTCAAGGATGAGGACCTTGGTATCAATATTCTAATAAAGCGCAAAGGCGTCTACGATTTCGACTCTCGCGGCAAGAAGGGCAGAGAGCGATGCTTCCCGGTTGCTATTCGACGAAAGAGAAACGATGACTTTGGCGAGTTGATTCGACCAGAAGACTACCTCCGAgcagaggagaaggatgaagACAATGCGGATGGCGGCAATATGGccatggacgacgacaaacTGGGcaaaaagaggaaatgggATGATGTAGCGAAAGGCTCAGCCGGTGCAAACAAGCGATCCCAACCAGGCAAAGGCCCAGTTGAggacgttgacgatgatggcaCCAACGCAGATGGTTTCGTAGCCGACGATCTTGACGACGTGGAAGATACGGAGCCTGAAGAACCCACTGGCCCATCCAAGCTAATATACACGACCGAGACCATCCAAGCCAGCCTGCGAATCGGATTCATTGACTTTAGCGGACTCCACGACCGCCGAAGTCTAGACATGCTGATACCCCTAATCCAACCTCGGAAGCTTATTCTCATCGGCGGCAACGAAGAAGAAACCCTGGCACTAGCAGAAGACTGTCGCGCGGCACTCGGCATGGACGGCGACAAGACCATCGACGTTTTCACCCCCTCAGTCGGCGTATGGGTCGATGCAAGCGTCGACACCAACGCCTGGGTCGTCAAGCTCGCAGACCCCCTCGTCAAGAAAATCAAGTGGCAGAATGTGCGTGGCCTCTCCGTCGTCACCATCAGCGGACAACTCCTCGCAACCAGCACTGCCGCCGACGCCGCAGAAACAAACGACGAAGATTCCGCCAACAAGCGCCAAAAGACGGAACCTTCCAACGCAGTGGCACTCACATCCACCGCCCTCACAAACTCGTCCAGCGTACTACCTGTCCTGGACGTCATTCCGTCTAATCTCGTGTCGGCTGCTAGAACGGCCGCGCAACCGCTCCACGTTGGAGACTTACGACTCGCCGATCTTCGACGGGCGATGCAAGGATCCGGCCATGGTGCTGAGTTCAGAGGCGAGGGTATTCTTGTCATTGACGGGTCGGTGTCTGTACGGAAGACGGCGGAGGGGAGGATCGAGGTGGAGAGTGTGGGATTGCCGGTCGTGGGGAGGAGGAATACGCTTTATGAGGTGAAGAGGGCTATTTATGATAATTTGGCTGTGGTGGCGGGGGCATAA
- a CDS encoding ubiquitin-conjugating enzyme (similar to Metarhizium robertsii ARSEF 23 XP_007821200.1), whose product MALKRINKELTDLGRDPPSSCSAGPVGEDLFHWQATIMGPGDSPYSGGVFFLAIHFPTDYPFKPPKVNFTTRIYHPNINSNGSICLDILRDQWSPALTISKVLLSICSMLTDPNPDDPLVPEIAHVYKTDRPRYEATAREWTRKYAV is encoded by the exons ATGGCTCTTAAGCGCATCAACAAGGAGCTCACTGACCTCGGCCG TGACCCGCCGTCCTCTTGCTCTGCTGGCCCTGTCGGCGAAGACCTG TTTCACTGGCAAGCAACAATTATGGGACCG GGCGACTCACCATACTCCGGcggcgtcttcttccttgcaATTCACTTTCCCACCGACTACCCTTTCAAGCCCCCCAAGGTCAACTTCACCACCCGTATCTACcaccccaacatcaactccaaTGGCAGCATCTGCCTGGACATTCTACGAGACCAGTGGAGCCCTGCTCTTACCATCTCCAAAG TGCTTCTCTCTATCTGCTCCATGCTGACAGATCCGAACCCCGACGATCCTCTTGTGCCTGAGATTGCTCATGTATACAAGACCGACCGACCCCGATACGAAGCCACGGCTAGGGAGTGGACCCGGAAGTACGCTGTGTAG
- a CDS encoding SYS1-related integral membrane protein (similar to Metarhizium robertsii ARSEF 23 XP_007821206.1) codes for MPRRRKPPRAGALSELQPLKIATQIATLQALYYVTAGILMLFTALVAGMGFSVDMILGWDGVRGDTTRGWLLSFIWLIDGGLCMAVAIVILIARSKLVPDFALTIHFLHLLFTTLYTRSLPRHSMWWMTMMGSAAIAVALGIWGCRYRELQPVFFGGGRILGSSSTPAASNNQVAAEEGQAGIDAEAGDEGFARGRGRGRGKDGGGEYEMVEMKQAKD; via the exons ATGCCTCGAAGGAGAAAGCCTCCGCGCGCAGGCGCACTATCAGAGCTGCAACCCCTCAAGATTGCCACGCAAATAGCTACCCTCCAAGCGCTATACTACGTAACAGCCGGCATCCTCATGCTCTTTACGGCTCTAGTCGCAGGCATGGGCTTCAGCGTCGACATGATACTAGGCTGGGACGGTGTCCGTGGCGACACGACACGGGGATGGTTATTATCATTCATATGGCTAATCGACGGTGGTCTCTGCAT GgccgtcgccatcgtcatcctcatcgcaAGAAGCAAACTCGTGCCCGACTTCGCCCTGACGATCcacttcctccacctcctctTCACAACGCTATACACCCGCTCCCTCCCCAGACACTCCATGTGGTGGATGACCATGATGGGGTCTGCAGCCATAGCCGTCGCCCTGGGCATATGGGGCTGTCGGTACCGCGAGCTGCAACCCGTCTTTTTTGGAGGAGGGCGAATCCTCGGCTCGAGTTCCACGCCTGCCGCGTCGAATAACCAAGTTGCTGCGGAGGAGGGCCAGGCTGGCATCGATGCTGAGGCCGGCGACGAAGGCTTCGCAAGGGGAAGAGGGAGGGGACGTGGCaaggatggaggaggcgagtATGAAatggtggagatgaagcAGGCGAAGGACTAG
- a CDS encoding stress responsive alpha-beta barrel (similar to Metarhizium robertsii ARSEF 23 XP_007821204.1): MAPVVHVVLFQFKDGQTPEQRQDLCDKMLSLRKKCLHPTSKRPYIKSSMGGLDRSIEGCQHGATHAFVIEFENEQDRDYYVNEDPAQADFVLEVLQRLDKATILDFSPGVF, from the exons ATGGCTCCGGTCGTACATGTCGTTCTCTTCCAATTCAAGGACGGTCAGACGCCCGAGCAACGTCAAGAC CTCTGCGATAAAATGCTCAGTCTAAGGAAAAAGTGTCTCCATCCTACTTCAAAGCGCCCGTACATCAAATCGTCCATGGGTGGCTTGGACAGAAGTATCGAAGGATGCCAG CACGGCGCTACTCATGCCTTTGTCATTGAATTTGAAAACGAGCAAGACCGCGACTACTACGTCAATGAGGACCCTGCACAGGCTGATTTTGTCCTCGAGGTTCTGCAAAGATTGGACAAGGCTACTATTCTTGACTTTTCTCCCGGCGTTTTTTGA
- a CDS encoding glutaryl-CoA dehydrogenase precursor (similar to Aspergillus terreus NIH2624 XP_001217452.1) — protein MFRHSLRAAARSNASASWRPIAVRSFASAPKAAFDWEDPLASKNLLTEEELAIAETAERYCQERMMPRVLQAYRDENYDPKILQEMGELGLLGASIDGYGCAGVSSVAGGMITRAVERVDSGYRSGMSVQSSLVMGGIHEFGTEEQKERFLPEMAKGKLLGAFGLTEPNHGSDPGSMESIAKPHPTKKGYYSLSGAKTWITNSPIADVLMVWAKLQETGKIRGFLVERKDCPPGTLSTPAIKDKNGLRASITGMIQLDECPVPEANMFPEVEGLRGPFSCLNSARYGISMGVMGALEDCIARARTYALERKQFKGNPLAKYQLIQKKLADAATDAAYGTLAAIQVGRLKDEGKATPEMISMVKRQNCDVALRNARVLQEIFGGNAVSDEYHIGRHVANLFVTQTYEGQSDIHSLILGRAITGIQAFV, from the exons ATGTTTCGTCACAGTCTACGAGCAGCTGCAAGAAGCAATGCGTCTGCCTCATGGCGGCCAATTGCTGTCAGAAGTTTTGCCTCGGCGCCAAAGGCTGCTTTTGACTGGGAAGACCCACTTGCATCAAAGAACCTCCTGACTGAGGAAGAACTTGCAATTGCAGAAACCGCTGAGAGATATTGCCAGGAGCGTATGATGCCTAGAGTTCTAC AGGCATACCGTGATGAGAATTATGACCCCAAGATTCTGCAGGAAATGGGAGAGCTTGGTCTTCTCGGTGCTAGCATCGACGGCTATGGCTGTGCTGGCGTGTCATCTGTCGCTGGCGGCATGATCACGCGAGCTGTGGAGCGTGTTGACAGTGGTTACCGATCTGGCATGTCTGTGCAATCTTCACTTGTCATGGGCGGCATTCATGAATTTGGCACTGAGGAACAAAAGGAGAGATTCCTTCCTGAGAtggccaagggcaagctgCTTGGCGCCTTTGGTCTCACTGAACCCAACCACGGCAGTGACCCCGGCAGCATGGAGAGTATTGCGAAGCCTCACCCTACCAAGAAGGGATATTACTCCCTGAGCGGAGCCAAGACTTGGATCACCAACAGCCCCATCGCCGATGTTCTCATGGTATGGGCAAAGCTGCAAGAGACTGGCAAGATTCGCGGCTTCCTCGTCGAGAGGAAGGACTGCCCGCCCGGCACCTTGTCTACCCCTGccatcaaggacaagaacGGCTTGCGTGCTTCAATCACCGGCATGATTCAGTTGGACGAGTGCCCTGTTCCCGAAGCCAACATGTTCCCCGAAGTTGAGGGCCTAAGAGGGCCTTTCAGCTGTCTCAACAGTGCTAGATATGGTATTTCCATGGGCGTCATGGGTGCACTGGAGGATTGCATTGCCCGAGCGCGAACTTATGCCCTGGAGCGCAAGCAGTTCAAGGGCAACCCTCTGGCCAAGTACCAGCTTAtccagaagaagttggccgATGCCGCCACTGACGCCGCCTACGGTACCTTGGCCGCCATCCAGGTCGGACGTCTAAAGGATGAGGGCAAGGCAACCCCTGAGATGATCAGTATGGTCAAGAGACAGAACTGTGACGTTGCTCTGCGAAATGCCAGAGTGCTACAGGAGATTTTCGGAGGCAATGCTGTCAGCGACGAGTATCACATTGGAcgccatgttgcaaatcTGTTTGTTACGCAGACATACGAGGGACAGAGTGATATCCACA GCCTTATTCTGGGACGAGCCATCACTGGTATTCAGGCGTTTGTTTAA
- a CDS encoding NADPH oxidase isoform 2 (similar to Coprinopsis cinerea okayama7#130 XP_001837848.1) — MSYYSEVSERPSERARWTPLTRMLLSGEMTQERQQELSSREKFDRWMINEGYRRVFVFVFMVTHALMFAFASVHYAMKDSLQGARDIFGFTFVIARSSAVVLHVDVGIILFPVCRTLISLMRQTPLNGIIQFDKNITFHITTAWSIVFFSWVHTIAHWNNFAQVAAKNNLGFYGFLLANFASGPGWTGYVMLVALMGMVLTSVEKPRRANYERFWYTHHMFIIFFFFWSLHGAFCMIQPDVAPFCASIGASAIGVFWQYWMYSGFVYLAERVAREIRGRHKTYISKVIQHPSQVCEIQVKKENTKTRAGQYIFFCCPAVSLWQYHPFTLTSAPEEDYISIHMRCQGDFTMAVSKALGCEWGKKGDTSKVVGVDGDSAGVDPALRRVLPRVYIDGPFGSASEDVFKYEVSILVGAGIGVTPFASILKSIWYRMNYPQKKTRLSKVYFFWICRDFGSFEWFRSLLLAVEAQDLENRIEIHTYLTAKIKADDATNIMINDANADKDTITGLRSPTNFGRPNWDMIFRGIRKIHNPGEAGVFFCGPKGLGSALHVYCNKYTEPGFSFVWGKENF, encoded by the exons ATGAGCTATTACTCTGAGGTCTCTGAAAGACCCTCGGAGCGTGCGAGATGGACCCCCTTGACGAGAATGTTGCTGTCCGGCGAGATGACGCAAGAGAGACAACAAGAGTTATCGTCAAGAGAGAAATTTGATCGGTGGATGATTAATGAAGGCTATAGACGAGT gttcgtcttcgtctttATGGTCACCCATGCACTCATGTTTGCATTCGCTTCGGTCCATTACGCGATGAAGGATAGTTTGCAAGGCGCCAGAGACATATTCGGCTTTACATTTGTTATCGCTCGATCATCAGCCGTTGTTTTGCATGTCGACGTCGGCATCATTCTCTTCCCAGTTTGCCGAACACTAATATCGCTAATGCGACAGACTCCTCTCAACGGAATTATTCAGTTCGATAAAAACATAACATTTCACATCACGACCGCGTGGTCCattgtcttcttttcctgGGTCCACACGATAGCCCACTGGAACAACTTTGCTCAGGTTGCGGCCAAGAACAACCTTGGATTTTATGGATTTCTCCTTGCCAACTTCGCATCTGGACCCGGATGGACTGGATACGTGATGCTCGTTGCGTTGATGGGCATGGTTTTGACTTCTGTTGAAAAACCCCGCCGAGCAAATTATGAGCGCTTCTGGTATACACACCACAtgttcatcatcttctttttcttctggTCTTTACACGGTGCCTTCTGCATGATTCAACCAGATGTCGCGCCGTTTTGTGCCAGCATCGGCGCCTCGGCGATTGGTGTGTTTTGGCAATACTGGATGTATTCCGGTTTTGTCTACCTGGCAGAGCGAGTTGCTCGTGAGATCCGTGGCCGACACAAGACGTACATCTCCAAAGTTATCCAACATCCCAGCCAAGTCTGTGAAATCCAggtcaagaaggagaataCCAAGACCCGAGCAGGCCAGTATATTTTCTTCTGCTGCCCAGCCGTCTCACTCTGGCAATACCACCCCTTCACGCTTACAAGCGCTCCGGAGGAGGACTACATCTCAATTCACATGCGATGCCAAGGCGACTTTACCATGGCAGTATCGAAAGCTCTGGGCTGTGAATGGGGCAAGAAAGGGGATACCAGCAAGGTCGTTGGTGTAGATGGGGATAGCGCTGGTGTTGATCCGGCACTACGCAGAGTCTTGCCGCGGGTGTACATTGACGGTCCTTTTGGGTCAGCGTCAGAAGATGTTTTCAAGTACGAGGTTTCGATacttgttggtgctggtattGGTGTCACGCCTTTCGCTTCCATCCTCAAATCTATCTGGTACCGAATGAACTACccgcagaagaagactcGTTTGTCCAAGGTGTACTTCTTCTGGATCTGTCGTGACTTTGGATCCTTTGAGTGGTTTCGATCACTCCTTCTTGCGGTTGAGGCCCAGGATCTGGAGAACCGAATAGAGATTCATACGTATTTGACCGCCAAGATCAAAGCCGACGACGCAACAAACATCATGATCAATGATGCGAATGCCGACAAGGACACCATCACGGGTCTTAGGAGTCCAACAAACTTTGGTCGGCCAAACTGGGACATGATCTTCCGTGGAATCAGGAAGATTCACAACCCGGGAGAAGCTGGTGTCTTCTTCTGTGGTCCCAAGGGTCTGGGCAGTGCACTACATGTATACTGCAACAAGTACACCGAGCCTGG ATTCTCATTTGTTTGGGGCAAAGAAAATTTCTAG
- a CDS encoding cytochrome c oxidase, subunit VIb (similar to Metarhizium robertsii ARSEF 23 XP_007821205.1) translates to MGWWPFSSSSRSDEIRSGTAIPTRQERAVCWAARDAYFACLDAHDILDANKDAAAAKKACPRQSDDFERDCAAAWVKYFKQWRVADIQKKRRLDELRKQGAQEMEVSTTFAPDGGAAAKGTGKEDIQDMLERKKGR, encoded by the coding sequence ATGGGCTGGtggccattctcatcatcctcccGCAGCGACGAGATCCGCTCCGGCACCGCCATTCCCACACGCCAGGAACGAGCCGTCTGCTGGGCCGCCCGCGACGCATACTTTGCCTGTCTCGATGCGCATGACATCCTCGACGCCAACAAGGACGCCgcggcggcgaagaaggcgtgTCCCCGGCAGAGCGACGATTTTGAGCGCGACTGCGCTGCTGCCTGGGTCAAGTACTTTAAGCAGTGGCGGGTAGCGGATAtccagaagaagaggaggctggATGAGTTGAGGAAGCAGGGCGCACAGGAGATGGAGGTTTCTACGACGTTTGCGCCGGATGGTGGCGCGGCAGCGAAGGGAACGGGAAAGGAGGATATCCAGGATATGTTGGAGCGGAAGAAGGGGAGGTGA
- a CDS encoding MFS transporter (similar to Coccidioides immitis RS XP_001240142.1) has translation MGATENTSGDKSSNDGAQLARRATVEELLDASSGVEERKLVRKLDLYLIPLIMGVYLFSFVDRVNLGNARLYGLEEDLNLTTSQFQVAISIFFVTYMFFEVPSNLVLKLFTPRRWIAFITISWGLVATLMGLVNSYGSLLACRLLLGAVEAGLFPGLNVYLTFFYTKNELALRVGYLFVSAAIAGALGGLLAYGIGHMDGVAGMRGWRWILIIEGLPSVVLGVVTYFVLPNDAPTAWFLDEGEKALMEVRRRREYGSTKSSGGIERRDVLRVGFSTFLPTIIQALGTWTTAQVQLLTIPCYFLGAAAYMGTAFLSDRLQMRGLFCVIFGAVSVVGYGVLLADVASSVHYFACFLVAGGLYVVVGLPLAWLPNNSPRYGKRTTSTGLQLTFGNAAGVMSAFIYPKPDGPRYIRGHAVCLSMVGMGTAIYGFLWFWYSRENGRRERGVVGEKYRDMEEEELMELGDDSPRFRYTI, from the exons ATGGGAGCCACAGAGAACACCTCTGGGGACAAGTCCTCCAACGATGGAGCGCAACTCGCAAGGAGGGCCACAGTGGAGGAGTTGCTAGATGCGAGtagtggtgttgaggagaggaagttggTGAGAAAGTTGGACTTGTATCTCATCCCGTTAATAATGGGTGTATATCTGTTCAGTTTTGTAGACAG AGTCAACCTCGGTAACGCACGGCTCTACGGCCTCGAAGAAGacctcaacctcaccacctcGCAATTCCAAGTCGCCAtatccatcttcttcgtcacctACATGTTCTTCGAAGTGCCCTCCAACCTGGTCCTCAAGCTCTTCACCCCCCGCCGCTGGAtcgccttcatcaccatctcatGGGGCCTCGTCGCCACGCTCATGGGCCTGGTCAACTCGTACGGCAGCCTCCTCGCCTGCCGCCTGCTCCTCGGCGCCGTCGAGGCCGGCCTCTTCCCCGGCCTAAACGTCTACCTCACCTTCTTCTACACCAAGAACGAGCTCGCCCTGCGGGTGGGCTACCTCTTCGTGAGCGCGGCCATTGCTGGCGCGCTGGGCGGCCTGCTCGCCTACGGGATAGGCCACATGGACGGCGTGGCGGGCATGCGCGGCTGGCGCTGGATCCTGATCATCGAGGGCCTGCCGAGCGTGGTGCTCGGCGTGGTCACGTACTTCGTGCTGCCGAACGATGCGCCCACGGCGTGGTTCCTCGACGAAGGGGAGAAGGCGCTCATGGAGGTGAGGCGGCGGAGGGAGTATGGGAGCACGAAGAGCAGCGGCGGGATAGAGAGGAGGGATGTGTTGAGGGTCG GGTTCTCGACGTTTTTGCCGACTATTATACAGGCGCTGGGGACGTGGACGACCGCTCAGGTGCAGTTGCTTACGATACCGTGCTATTTTCTGGGTGCGGCGGCGTACATGGGCACGGCGTTCTTGTCTGATCGTTTACAGATGAGGGGGCTGTTCTGTGTTATTTTTGGAGCCGTCAGTGTGGTAGGGTATGGCGTCTTGCTGGCAGATGTGGCGAGCAGCGTGCATTATTTTGCGTGTTTTCTCGTAGCGGGTGGTTTGTACGTCGTCGTTGGACTCCCCTTGGCGTGG TTGCCGAATAACTCGCCCCGGTACGGCAAGAGAACCACGTCGACGGGGTTACAGCTTACCTTTGGAAATGCAGCAGGCGTCATGTCTGCGTTTATTTA TCCTAAACCTGATGGACCTAGGTATATTCGCGGTCATGCCGTTTGTCTGAGCATGGTGGGCATGGGGACGGCGATATATGGGTTTTTGTGGTTTTGGTATTCGCGGGAGAATGGGAGGCGGGAGAGGGGGGTTGTGGGCGAGAAGTATAGGGAtatggaggaggaggagttgatggagttggggGATGATAGTCCGAGGTTTCGATATACGATATAG
- a CDS encoding FAD dependent oxidoreductase (similar to Cordyceps militaris CM01 XP_006665803.1), with the protein MSSITRPVIIIGAGVVGLTLAHGLKKANIPFEIYERDEHIDARPHGWAITIHWALPFLVELLDEATIDAVENVQVDPEVGRNDNGNFLFINLETLDSKFRIPPNKRRRVNREKLRKALLQGVANHVHWGKRLSNIELGDGNDGMVQAHFTDGSSAQGSIVVGAEGTNSQTRKFLVPENYRNHQLPVRFIGAAVDMTPEQVKPLRDIDPLLFQGCHPVTGHFLWISMMESPEVNGTKGTDHERYRVQVITSWMVKSEKDEVPPSDVERIAEMKRRAIGFHPLLRQAVDCIPDSAPVLEIALQDWPCFNWDNRDGRVTLVGDAAHAMTMYRGEAANHGMLDAFNLVQEIKKAHSGDASLKAAVDEYEDEMRDRTGGEDGAVMLSRQACLDAHDFHGLNEKSAVLRRRAIKAI; encoded by the exons ATGAGCTCCATTACACGGCCTGTTATCATAATCGGCGCTGGCGTCGTCGGCTTAACCCTTGCTCATGGTCTCAAAAAG GCCAACATACCCTTTGAAATATACGAGCGGGATGAACACATCGACGCTCGCCCTCACGGCTGGGCCATCACAATTCACTGGGCGCTCCCCTTCCTAGTCGAGCTGCTAGACGAAGCCACCATTGATGCCGTAGAAAACGTCCAAGTCGACCCAGAAGTTGGCCGCAACGACAACGGCAActttctcttcatcaacctcgaAACCCTAGATTCCAAATTCCGCATCCCGCCAAACAAACGCCGTCGAGTTAACCGCGAGAAACTGCGCAAGGCTCTTCTCCAAGGTGTCGCAAACCACGTCCACTGGGGAAAGCGACTAAGCAACATTGAGCTTGGAGACGGCAACGACGGCATGGTACAAGCTCATTTCACAGATGGGTCCTCAGCACAAGGCAGCATAGTCGTTGGTGCCGAGGGAACCAACTCCCAGACGAGAAAGTTTCTCGTACCAGAAAACTATCGCAATCACCAGCTTCCAGTGCGGTTCATCGGCGCAGCAGTAGACATGACTCCGGAGCAGGTCAAGCCCTTGCGGGACATTGACCCGCTCCTCTTCCAGGGCTGCCATCCTGTAACCGGACATTTTCTCTGGATATCAATGATGGAATCCCCCGAAGTCAATGGCACCAAGGGAACGGACCACGAGCGATACAGAGTACAAGTCATTACATCGTGGATGGTGAAGAGCGAAAAGGACGAAGTACCACCCAGCGATGTCGAGCGCATCGCTGAGATGAAGAGACGTGCTATTGGTTTTCACCCGCTCCTTCGTCAAGCTGTTGATTGCATACCTGATTCAGCGCCCGTTCTGGAAATCGCACTGCAAGACTGGCCCTGCTTCAACTGGGATAACCGTGATGGCCGTGTTACTCTTGTTGGTGACGCGGCAcatgccatgaccatgtATCGCGGCGAGGCTGCCAACCACGGAATGCTGGATGCTTTCAACCTCGTCCAGGAGATCAAGAAGGCGCACTCTGGCGATGCGTCGCTCAAGGCTGCTGTGGACGAGTATGAGGACGAAATGAGAGACCGAAcaggtggtgaggatggagCTGTCATGCTGAGCCGGCAGGCTTGTTTGGATGCGCATGATTTTCATGGTTTGAATGAGAAGTCGGCCGTTTTAAGGAGACGGGCTATCAAGGCTAtatga